Proteins encoded by one window of Musa acuminata AAA Group cultivar baxijiao chromosome BXJ2-9, Cavendish_Baxijiao_AAA, whole genome shotgun sequence:
- the LOC135623306 gene encoding putative SWI/SNF-related matrix-associated actin-dependent regulator of chromatin subfamily A member 3-like 1 — protein MDEQEEQQLWRRLIDDDDYDAAAASDSQEHPSDAVLVGFVIANIVGLRYYTGTISGREMVGLVREPLNPYDPNAIKVLNTRTVQVGHIERAAAAALAPLLDSCLVSVEAIVPKPPSKNRNPYRLPCQIHLFARPDAIPVVRAAVFEGGLQLIEYDDHEFGLSEAAIVQEENSKKSKSGKHGKSVDKIFALVGKGDEGKIVPLKPPKEVIVSELFEHQKEGLGWLVGRENSCDLPPFWEMRDGSYVNVLTNHQTSERPEPLKGGIFADDMGLGKTLTLLSLIATNKPGGFPSSSTSNLQGEDERINSSSGRKSRSGKTVVKSCKRRKLDGGEVQKNEALGLKTTLVVCPLSVLTSWITQLEEHTRPRSMKVYLYHGERTREPEELLKYDIVMTTYTTLSAEFGDPSSPMKETEWFRVILDEAHVIKNFGAQQTKAVIALKAERRWVVTGTPIQNSSFDLFSLMAFLRFQPFSIKSYWQNLVQRPLDQGSKSGLSRLQALVGTISLRRTKAAENGSKGLVGLPSKTIESCFVELSAEEREQYDRLESEAQNTIREYIDADTVLHNYSTVLHIILRLRQICNDVALCPSDIKSFLPSNALEDVSQNPELLKKLASLVEDGDDFDCPVCLSPPLKTVITCCAHIFCQACILKTLKHLNASCPICRHPLSKTDLFVVPPTKSTNDDGSKTCLSNRPLSSKVSFLLKLLLASKEQNPSTKSVVFSQFRKMLILLQEPLKDAGFVILRLDGTMSTKRRTEVIKRFENCGLGEPTVLLASLKAAGTGINLTAASRVYLMEPWWNPAVEEQAMDRVHRIGQKEEVKVVRLIVRASIEERILKLQERKKKLASGAFGRKAAKEQKQVRLEDLRIMMHL, from the exons ATGGATGAGCAGGAGGAGCAGCAACTCTGGCGTCGATTAATCGACGACGACGACTACgatgccgccgccgcctccgactCCCAGGAGCATCCCTCCGACGCCGTCCTCGTCGGCTTCGTCATCGCCAACATCGTCGGCCTTCGTTATTATACCGGCACCATCAGCGGCCGCGAGATGGTCGGCCTCGTCCGCGAGCCCCTCAACCCCTACGACCCCAACGCTATCAAGGTCCTCAACACCCGCACCGTCCAGGTTGGCCACATCGAgcgcgctgctgccgccgccctcGCCCCGCTTCTCGACTCCTGCCTCgtctccgttgaggccatcgtcCCCAAGCCCCCCTCCAAGAACCGCAACCCTTACCGCCTTCCCTGCCAGATCCACCTCTTTGCCCGCCCCGACGCGATCCCCGTCGTCCGTGCCGCCGTGTTCGAAGGAGGGCTTCAGCTCATCGAGTACGATGACCATGAGTTCGGCCTCTCGGAGGCCGCCATCGTACAGGAGGAGAATTCCAAGAAATCCAAGTCGGGGAAGCACGGGAAGAGCGTCGATAAGATCTTCGCTCTTGTCGGGAAGGGTGATGAGGGAAAAATTGTACCTTTGAAGCCACCGAAGGAGGTAATCGTGTCGGAACTGTTTGAGCACCAGAAGGAAGGGCTGGGATGGTTGGTCGGGAGGGAGAATTCATGTGACCTGCCGCCATTTTGGGAGATGCGAGATGGAAGTTATGTGAATGTGTTGACGAATCACCAGACTTCGGAGAGGCCGGAGCCGCTGAAAGGTGGGATCTTTGCTGATGATATGGGCTTGGGAAAGACCCTCACTCTGCTTTCTTTGATTGCCACTAACAAGCCTGGTGGATTTCCTAGTTCTTCCACCAGCAATCTGCAGGGAGAAGATGAAAGGATAAATTCTTCGAGTGGTAGAAAATCAAGATCTGGTAAGACAGTCGTCAAATCATGTAAAAGACGTAAACTTGATGGCGGAGAAGTTCAGAAGAACGAAGCTTTAGGACTGAAAACAACATTGGTTGTTTGTCCACTTTCTGTATTAACATCATGGATTACTCAACTGGAAGAACATACTAGGCCCAGGAGCATGAAGGTATATTTGTATCACGGAGAACGCACAAGGGAACCGGAGGAGCTTTTGAAATATGACATTGTTATGACAACCTATACCACTCTGTCTGCTGAGTTTGGTGATCCGAGCTCACCTATGAAGGAAACAGAGTGGTTTAGAGTCATTCTTGACGAAGCCCACGTGATTAAAAACTTTGGAGCTCAGCAGACAAAGGCTGTCATAGCTCTGAAGGCCGAGAGAAGGTGGGTGGTGACAGGGACGCCCATTCAGAACAGTTCGTTTGATTTGTTCTCGCTTATggctttcttgagatttcaaccaTTTTCCATCAAGAGCTACTGGCAAAACTTGGTGCAACGCCCACTAGATCAGGGGTCTAAGAGTGGGTTGTCACGTTTGCAG GCCCTAGTTGGAACTATATCATTGCGGAggacaaaagctgcagaaaatggAAGTAAAGGTTTGGTAGGGCTGCCATCTAAAACTATTGAAAGCTGTTTTGTGGAGCTCTCTGCTGAGGAAAGAGAACAGTATGATCGATTGGAATCAGAAGCTCAAAACACCATTAGGGAGTACATTGATGCAGACACTGTATTACACAATTATTCCACTGTGCTTCATATAATATTACGACTCCGGCAGATCTGCAATGATGTGGCGTTGTGCCCTTCAGACATCAAATCATTCCTTCCATCTAATGCTCTTGAAG ATGTGTCTCAGAACCCAGAATTGCTTAAGAAATTGGCATCATTGGTAGAAGACGGAGATGATTTTGACTGTCCAGTTTGCCTCTCTCCACCTCTGAAGACAGTGATTACATGCTGTGCTCATATATTTTGTCAAGCCTGCATACTGAAAACCCTGAAACACCTTAATGCTTCATGTCCTATCTGTCGTCATCCCTTATCAAAAACAGACCTTTTTGTGGTCCCACCAACAAAATCTACCAATGATGATGGGTCAAAAACTTGCTTATCAAATAGACCATTATCTTCTAAAGTTTCATTCTTGTTGAAACTTCTATTAGCATCCAAGGAGCAGAACCCTTCAACAAAGTCGGTTGTCTTCTCACAGTTCAGGAAGATGCTTATTTTGCTTCAAGAGCCACTTAAGGATGCTGGTTTTGTGATCTTGCGTTTGGATGGCACAATGAGCACGAAGAGGAGGACTGAGGTGATAAAGAGATTTGAAAATTGTGGCCTTGGGGAACCGACAGTGTTGCTCGCCAGCCTTAAGGCTGCAGGCACAGGAATCAATCTCACAGCAGCATCTAGAGTTTACCTCATGGAGCCATGGTGGAACCCAGCAGTCGAGGAGCAGGCAATGGACAGGGTGCACAGGATTGGGCAGAAGGAAGAGGTGAAGGTGGTGAGACTGATAGTAAGGGCCAGCATAGAGGAGAGGATTCTGAAGTtgcaggaaaggaagaagaaactaGCGAGCGGAGCCTTTGGGAGGAAAGCAGCAAAGGAACAAAAGCAAGTTCGTCTTGAAGACCTACGCATCATGATGCACCTGTGA